From the Helicobacter pylori genome, one window contains:
- a CDS encoding S41 family peptidase: protein MTKRLFKGLLAISLAVSLHGGEVKEKKPVKPVKEDPQELAAKRVEAFSRFSNVVTEIEKKYVDKISISEIMTKAIEGLLSNLDAHSAYLNEKKFKEFQAQTEGEFGGLGITVGMRDGVLTVIAPLEGTPAYKAGVKSGDSILKINNESTLSMSIDDAVNLMRGKPKTSIQITVVRKNEPKPLVFNIVRDIIKIPSVYVKKIKDTPYLYVRVNSFDKNVTKSVLDGLKANPNIKGVVLDLRGNPGGLLNQAVGLSNLFIKEGVLVSQRGKNKEENLEYKANGRAPYTNLPVVVLVNGGSASASEIVAGALQDHKRAIIIGEKTFGKGSVQVLLPVNKDEAIKITTARYYLPSGRTIQAKGITPDIVIYPGKAPENENKFSLKEADLKHHLEQELKKLDDKNPNSKEADKDKKSEEEKEVTPKMINDDIQLKTAIDSLKTWSIVDEKMDEKAPKKK, encoded by the coding sequence ATGACAAAACGACTTTTTAAAGGGTTGTTAGCGATTTCTCTTGCGGTGAGTTTGCATGGTGGTGAAGTTAAGGAAAAAAAGCCGGTCAAGCCGGTCAAAGAAGATCCGCAAGAATTAGCGGCTAAAAGGGTGGAAGCGTTCAGTCGTTTCTCTAATGTGGTTACAGAAATTGAAAAAAAGTATGTGGATAAGATCAGTATTTCTGAGATCATGACTAAAGCGATTGAAGGCTTGCTCTCTAATTTGGACGCGCATTCAGCGTATTTGAATGAAAAGAAGTTTAAGGAATTTCAAGCCCAAACCGAGGGCGAATTTGGGGGGCTTGGGATCACGGTGGGCATGCGCGATGGCGTTTTGACCGTTATTGCGCCTTTAGAGGGCACTCCAGCTTACAAGGCTGGGGTTAAATCAGGCGATAGCATTTTAAAAATCAATAACGAAAGCACGCTGAGCATGAGCATTGATGATGCGGTTAATCTCATGCGCGGCAAGCCAAAAACCTCTATTCAGATCACTGTTGTTAGGAAAAATGAGCCAAAACCCTTAGTGTTTAATATCGTTAGGGATATTATCAAGATCCCCTCTGTCTATGTGAAAAAGATTAAAGACACGCCTTATTTGTACGTGAGAGTCAATTCTTTTGATAAAAATGTTACCAAATCGGTTTTAGACGGCTTGAAGGCTAACCCCAACATTAAGGGCGTTGTGTTGGATTTAAGGGGCAATCCTGGAGGGTTGTTAAACCAGGCGGTGGGCTTGTCTAACCTTTTCATTAAAGAGGGGGTTTTAGTCTCTCAAAGAGGCAAAAATAAGGAGGAAAATTTAGAATACAAGGCTAATGGCAGAGCCCCTTATACCAATTTACCTGTTGTAGTGTTAGTCAATGGCGGTTCAGCGAGCGCGAGCGAGATTGTCGCAGGGGCACTGCAAGATCACAAGCGAGCCATCATTATCGGTGAAAAAACCTTTGGTAAGGGAAGCGTGCAAGTGCTGCTCCCTGTCAATAAAGATGAAGCGATTAAGATCACGACCGCACGCTATTATTTGCCGAGCGGGCGCACCATTCAAGCTAAGGGGATCACGCCTGATATTGTGATTTATCCGGGTAAAGCGCCAGAGAATGAAAATAAATTCAGTTTGAAAGAAGCGGATTTAAAACACCATTTAGAGCAAGAGCTTAAAAAACTTGACGATAAAAACCCTAATTCTAAAGAGGCGGATAAAGACAAGAAAAGCGAAGAGGAAAAAGAGGTTACTCCTAAAATGATCAATGATGATATCCAGCTAAAAACCGCTATTGACAGCTTGAAAACCTGGTCTATCGTTGATGAGAAAATGGATGAAAAAGCGCCTAAGAAGAAATAA
- a CDS encoding SH3 domain-containing protein, translated as MGFLFEKSLMSFCAHSIKILKTISLILSLLAAFLVAEDAHEPEEIKAKVAYVKIPQLEDLENTPVYIGQTIGVTYDLLLFDAEFLEAKIKDGLDKTQIELLNKMPKWKKVEQELFRATYYYKIKGIRASVPSLEVSAFSNKDKYIDYSIAPKVALQVTDLSKNPRYANVMAKDLQVVQYKTKDYDDKNNILVMELAFKEANWEDFNIKEAIKQGFDNASLNQIKAKEGSVFYYCVLPKTVQSLSFDYFSLSNRQFKTLSFSAIPTQDTTGIQSDLIPKNNFLVFSNVALLALCVFFLVLFFIFGRKLIFLGLGVLCLGFVLYNLLFTQKSAILLAHKKIRILPTQNSTILGLSKDEMPIKILGSHDDYYKILTPHEQIGWVKKDEVK; from the coding sequence ATGGGGTTTTTATTTGAAAAATCGTTAATGAGTTTTTGCGCTCATTCAATCAAAATCCTTAAAACCATCAGTTTGATTTTAAGCCTTTTGGCGGCTTTTTTGGTTGCTGAGGACGCTCATGAGCCAGAAGAGATCAAGGCTAAAGTGGCTTATGTGAAAATCCCCCAATTAGAAGATTTAGAAAACACCCCAGTTTATATCGGTCAAACCATAGGCGTAACTTATGATTTATTGTTGTTTGACGCTGAGTTTTTGGAAGCCAAAATCAAAGACGGGTTGGATAAAACCCAAATTGAGCTTTTAAACAAGATGCCTAAATGGAAAAAGGTGGAACAAGAGCTTTTTAGAGCGACTTATTATTACAAGATTAAGGGCATAAGAGCGAGTGTCCCGTCCTTAGAAGTGAGCGCGTTTTCCAATAAAGACAAGTATATAGATTATTCCATAGCCCCCAAAGTTGCTTTGCAAGTAACGGATTTGTCCAAAAACCCTCGTTATGCGAATGTCATGGCCAAAGATTTACAAGTTGTGCAATACAAAACCAAAGATTATGACGATAAAAACAATATTTTGGTGATGGAATTAGCGTTCAAAGAGGCTAATTGGGAAGATTTTAACATCAAAGAAGCGATCAAACAGGGGTTTGATAACGCCTCTTTAAATCAGATCAAGGCTAAAGAAGGGAGCGTTTTTTATTATTGCGTGTTGCCTAAAACCGTTCAAAGCCTTTCTTTTGATTATTTTTCGCTTTCTAATAGGCAGTTTAAAACGCTGTCTTTTTCAGCCATTCCCACTCAAGACACTACCGGTATTCAAAGCGATCTCATCCCTAAAAACAATTTTTTAGTCTTTTCTAATGTGGCGTTGCTCGCTTTGTGCGTGTTTTTCTTGGTGCTGTTTTTCATTTTTGGGCGCAAACTCATTTTTTTAGGGCTTGGGGTTTTGTGCTTAGGGTTTGTTTTGTATAACCTTTTATTCACGCAAAAATCAGCCATTTTGCTCGCTCATAAAAAAATCCGCATCCTGCCCACGCAAAATTCCACCATTTTAGGGCTTTCTAAAGATGAAATGCCCATTAAAATCTTAGGCTCGCATGATGATTATTATAAAATCCTAACCCCGCATGAACAAATAGGATGGGTCAAAAAAGATGAAGTCAAATAA